ATCCCGTGGGTTGACTTTCATGCTCCAGAACTTTATCAGCAGGTTGGTTCTCTGATGTATATTGATCAGGCAGGTAAATCCTCAGAAATGCCTAGTTCTCAGGCTCAGTTAATTGATCGTTTTGAAGGGATTGTTAATAATGCAAAGGATTCTGTTGTAAACCTTATGTCAGCACGCCTTGCCAACTTGCCTGATAGTTTTGTAGATCATGCTCCAGTCTTCTACGCAGTGCATACACGTAACAACTTTATTGATTCGCTTGGGGCAGGATAGCTACTATATCACCGCACCACCGGCAACTCTTCCCACCGTGTTGTGAACGCCGGCGTACACCGCTCCCGCTTCATGGCCCACTGTTGGCTGCAGCCCTCGCTAGCAAAGAACACCGCCCGCCGTCCATAAATCCGATTGAGCTGATCGATCGCACTCATGAGTGCTACAGCCTTTTCGCTATCCCTTCGGTAAAACAGATTGCCCTGCATCGCATTTGCCTGGGAGATATCTAAGAGCATCACCCCCGCCTTTGCATAGCGCGGCCCCTGCTTGTAAATTCTCCGTAGCGCTTGCCCTGCCGCATTGATCAGCTTGCGGGTGTCAGCCGTGGGAACTGGGAACTTGGCTAAGGCTGACTGGTCGTAGTATTTGGGGTTTATGGTGAATCGGTACAGGAAACAACGCTAAGCCTGTAACGCCCTGACAGCAAGGAATACAGGCGCTAATTTTGGCGTATTTTTGAAGGCGCAAATTGCTGTAACCCTTACTGGTTATGCAATAGAAGGTTTTGCATTTTTTGCTTTTTGTTGTATCTGGCCTGTAATCCCTTTCAGATAAGGCTTTCAGGGACTATTCCTGAATTTGGCCTTCATTTTCCTGGAACTCATAGTCTGTTGCTCCAG
This portion of the Acaryochloris thomasi RCC1774 genome encodes:
- a CDS encoding DUF4113 domain-containing protein; this translates as MYRFTINPKYYDQSALAKFPVPTADTRKLINAAGQALRRIYKQGPRYAKAGVMLLDISQANAMQGNLFYRRDSEKAVALMSAIDQLNRIYGRRAVFFASEGCSQQWAMKRERCTPAFTTRWEELPVVR